Proteins co-encoded in one Schistocerca cancellata isolate TAMUIC-IGC-003103 chromosome 5, iqSchCanc2.1, whole genome shotgun sequence genomic window:
- the LOC126188071 gene encoding adhesive plaque matrix protein-like, whose amino-acid sequence MQATAVVYVAMLLIVGRCSALDPEVADDAVEDPGATLGAAEAVGEELVKESRLGAKASPRSRFPAAMIGYNRYYPEYSPDFYYPPGYPRYYPSYPNNYYPNYPTVNYPTVNYPTVNYPPVNYPTNNYYQTGYPPYYPYDNAPYGAGVNEYSARHERA is encoded by the coding sequence GCGACGGCAGTTGTGTACGTGGCGATGCTGCTGATAGTGGGACGCTGCTCAGCTCTCGACCCTGAGGTGGCGGATGACGCCGTGGAGGACCCTGGGGCCACgctgggggcggcggaggcggtggGGGAGGAGCTGGTCAAGGAGAGTCGACTGGGGGCGAAGGCCTCCCCGCGCAGCCGCTTCCCCGCCGCCATGATCGGCTACAATCGCTACTACCCGGAGTACAGCCCCGATTTCTACTACCCTCCGGGCTACCCGAGATATTACCCTTCATATCCCAACAATTACTATCCCAACTACCCTACAGTTAACTACCCTACAGTTAACTACCCTACAGTTAACTACCCTCCTGTGAACTATCCCACAAATAACTATTACCAGACGGGTTATCCTCCCTACTATCCCTACGACAATGCCCCCTACGGTGCAGGTGTCAACGAATATTCTGCTAGACACGAAAGGGCCTGA